The DNA window GATTTTGTCTGACGGGATGCCTTTGGAGACCAGGTAGTCAACAACGCTTTGTGCGCGTTTTTCAGACAGTTTCTGGTTGTACTGAGCAGAACCAACGGCGTCGGTGTAACCCAGAACAACTACGGAACCGTCTTTAGGATCCATGGAGCTCAGCTGGGTGTACAGCTGATCCAGAGCCTGCTGACCTTGTGGCTTCAGAGTTGCTTTGTTGAAGTTGAACAGCACGTCAGACTTCAGAGTGAAACGCTTGGTTTCAACAACTGGAGCCGGAGCTGGAGCTGGAGCAACTGGAGCAACTACGTCATCCTGACCGAAGCGGTAAGAAACGCCCAGGCTCAGCATGGTGTTGTCTGGACGTGCGCCAACGGTACCTGCGTCACCGATGTTGCTTACGAACTGGTAGTCCAGGCGGGTAGCCCAGTTTTTGGTCAGTGCGTATTCAACACCAACAGCAGCCAGCGGAGAAACGCCGGTGTCGTGGTCGCTCAGGCGAGTGCCGTTGCCGTAGTTAGCTTTGGAGTCTGCGCGCCATACCATACCACCCAGACGAGTGTAGATGTCCAGATCGTCAGCAATTGGGTAGCTCAGTTTAGCGGCCAGTTGAACGCCCTGTGCTTTGAAAGCACCGTTGTTCACGCTGCCTTTGTAAGGCATGCGGCCGAGCCAGTCATAGCCCAGTTCGAAGCCCAGGTATTGGTTTGCCTGGTAGCCCAGGAACGCGCCTGCACCCAGCTGATCTTTGTGGGTTGGGCCGTTACCGATACCGTTCTGGTAACCGTTACCGTAGAAACCAGTGTCGTGGTACTGGGACCAGCCCAGTTTAGCACCGGTGTACCAGGTGTTATCTTTTGGAGCGGCTTGCGCTACGGT is part of the Serratia surfactantfaciens genome and encodes:
- the ompA gene encoding porin OmpA; its protein translation is MKKTAIALAVALAGFATVAQAAPKDNTWYTGAKLGWSQYHDTGFYGNGYQNGIGNGPTHKDQLGAGAFLGYQANQYLGFELGYDWLGRMPYKGSVNNGAFKAQGVQLAAKLSYPIADDLDIYTRLGGMVWRADSKANYGNGTRLSDHDTGVSPLAAVGVEYALTKNWATRLDYQFVSNIGDAGTVGARPDNTMLSLGVSYRFGQDDVVAPVAPAPAPAPVVETKRFTLKSDVLFNFNKATLKPQGQQALDQLYTQLSSMDPKDGSVVVLGYTDAVGSAQYNQKLSEKRAQSVVDYLVSKGIPSDKISARGMGKADPVTGNTCGYKAGRATKAQIDCLAPDRRVEIEVKGIKDVVTQPQG